Proteins encoded together in one Prunus dulcis chromosome 3, ALMONDv2, whole genome shotgun sequence window:
- the LOC117620743 gene encoding F-box/LRR-repeat protein 14 isoform X3: protein MGGACSRKRDHRDDEDDFHLGVSRRYCKSGSSKWLTTSFTRPVLDNQPGRGKGPSLMDLCIRKICEDIDKYNTFSMLPRDISQQIINELVYSGCLTDVSFEGFRDCALQDLYLGEYPGVNDCWMDVISSQGSSLLSLDLSGSDVTDNGLIFLKDCTSLQALNFNYCDHISDHGLGHISGLSSLTNLSFRRNSAITAHGMSAFANLINLIKLDLEKCPEIHGGLVHLQGLTKLESLNIKWCNCIDDADMKPLSGLTNLKCLQVSCSKVTDFGITYLKGLHKLSLLNLEGCPVTAACLDSLSALDALLYLNLSRCHHLTNEGCDKFSRFGNLKVLNLGFTDITDACLVHLKGLTNLESLNLDSCRIGDEGLVNLTGLQHLKCLELSETEVGSNGLRHLSGLINLESINLSFTVVTDSGLRKLSGLLSLKSLNLDARQITDTGLAALTSLTGLTHLDLFGARITDSGTHYLRRLTGLISLNVSNSRITNSGLRHLKTLKNLKSLTLESCKVTANEIRKLQLTDLPNLVSFRPE, encoded by the exons ATGGGGGGAGCTTGTTCTAGGAAGAGAGACCAccgagatgatgaagatgatttTCATCTAGGTGTTTCCAGAAGATATTGCAAAAGTGGGAGTTCAAAGTGGTTGACAACCTCCTTCACCCGCCCTGTTTTAGATAATCAACCAGGCAGAGGGAAGGGTCCATCCCTCATGGACTTGTGCATCCGTAAAATATGCGAG GACATTGATAAATATAACACATTCTCTATGCTCCCAAGAGATATTAGTCAACAGATCATTAATGAGTTGGTGTACTCCGGATGCCTAACTGATGTTTCTTTTGAAGGCTTTCGGGACTGTGCTTTGCAG GATCTTTACTTGGGAGAATACCCTGGTGTAAATGATTGTTGGATGGATGTCATCTCCTCGCAAGGGTCATCATTACTCTCTCTGGATCTCTCGGGTTCTGATGTTACTGACAATGGattaatttttctaaaggattGCACAAGTCTCCAagcattaaattttaattattgtgACCACATATCGGACCATGGCCTGGGACACATCAGTG GTCTGTCTAGCTTGACAAATTTGAGTTTTAGAAGAAATAGTGCAATTACTGCTCATGGGATGAGTGCCTTTGCTAATTTGATTAACTTGATCAAATTGGACTTGGAGAAATGTCCTGAAATCCATGGTGGGCTTGTTCATCTCCAAG GCTTAACAAAACTAGAGTCTCTTAATATCAAATGGTGTAATTGCATAGATGATGCTGACATGAAACCTCTCTCAG GGCTTACAAATTTGAAATGCTTACAAGTTTCCTGCAGTAAGGTTACTGATTTTGGCATTACTTACTTGAAAG GTCTGCACAAACTCTCTCTTTTGAACTTGGAGGGATGCCCAGTTACTGCTGCATGCTTGGACTCTCTTTCAG CTCTTGATGCCCTGCTATATCTGAATCTGAGCAGATGTCATCATCTGACTAATGAAGGATGCGATAAGTTTTcca GATTTGGGAACTTAAAAGTGTTGAACTTGGGGTTCACTGACATCACCGATGCTTGTCTGGTACACTTGAAAG gtttgacaaatttggagagcTTGAACCTGGATTCATGTAGGATTGGTGATGAAGGGCTGGTCAACTTGACAG GCCTTCAGCATTTGAAATGTTTGGAGTTGTCAGAAACTGAAGTTGGAAGCAACGGGCTCCGCCATCTGTCAG GTTTAATTAATCTGGAAAGTATAAATCTTTCATTCACTGTTGTTACTGACAGTGGTTTAAGGAAACTGTCTGGCCTGTTGTCTCTTAAATCACTTAATTTGGACGCTCGCCAAATTACTGATACTGGACTTGCAGCTCTTACAA GTTTGACTGGATTGACACACCTCGATCTATTTGGAGCTCGAATTACAGACTCTGGAACACACTATCTGCGAA GGCTGACGGGATTGATCTCTTTAAACGTTTCAAATTCTCGGATCACCAATTCTGGACTTCGGCATTTGAAAACACTGAAGAATTTGAAATCTCTGACATTGGAGTCCTGCAAGGTGACAGCAAACGAGATTAGGAAGCTTCAGTTGACTGACCTTCCCAACCTGGTAAGCTTCCGGCCTGAATAG
- the LOC117620743 gene encoding F-box/LRR-repeat protein 14 isoform X2, with amino-acid sequence MGGACSRKRDHRDDEDDFHLGVSRRYCKSGSSKWLTTSFTRPVLDNQPGRGKGPSLMDLCIRKICEDIDKYNTFSMLPRDISQQIINELVYSGCLTDVSFEGFRDCALQDLYLGEYPGVNDCWMDVISSQGSSLLSLDLSGSDVTDNGLIFLKDCTSLQALNFNYCDHISDHGLGHISGLSSLTNLSFRRNSAITAHGMSAFANLINLIKLDLEKCPEIHGGLVHLQGLTKLESLNIKWCNCIDDADMKPLSGLHKLSLLNLEGCPVTAACLDSLSALDALLYLNLSRCHHLTNEGCDKFSRFGNLKVLNLGFTDITDACLVHLKGLTNLESLNLDSCRIGDEGLVNLTGLQHLKCLELSETEVGSNGLRHLSGLINLESINLSFTVVTDSGLRKLSGLLSLKSLNLDARQITDTGLAALTSLTGLTHLDLFGARITDSGTHYLRSFKNLRSLEICGGGLTDAGIKNIKDLSSLTLLNLSQNCNLTDKALELISGLTGLISLNVSNSRITNSGLRHLKTLKNLKSLTLESCKVTANEIRKLQLTDLPNLVSFRPE; translated from the exons ATGGGGGGAGCTTGTTCTAGGAAGAGAGACCAccgagatgatgaagatgatttTCATCTAGGTGTTTCCAGAAGATATTGCAAAAGTGGGAGTTCAAAGTGGTTGACAACCTCCTTCACCCGCCCTGTTTTAGATAATCAACCAGGCAGAGGGAAGGGTCCATCCCTCATGGACTTGTGCATCCGTAAAATATGCGAG GACATTGATAAATATAACACATTCTCTATGCTCCCAAGAGATATTAGTCAACAGATCATTAATGAGTTGGTGTACTCCGGATGCCTAACTGATGTTTCTTTTGAAGGCTTTCGGGACTGTGCTTTGCAG GATCTTTACTTGGGAGAATACCCTGGTGTAAATGATTGTTGGATGGATGTCATCTCCTCGCAAGGGTCATCATTACTCTCTCTGGATCTCTCGGGTTCTGATGTTACTGACAATGGattaatttttctaaaggattGCACAAGTCTCCAagcattaaattttaattattgtgACCACATATCGGACCATGGCCTGGGACACATCAGTG GTCTGTCTAGCTTGACAAATTTGAGTTTTAGAAGAAATAGTGCAATTACTGCTCATGGGATGAGTGCCTTTGCTAATTTGATTAACTTGATCAAATTGGACTTGGAGAAATGTCCTGAAATCCATGGTGGGCTTGTTCATCTCCAAG GCTTAACAAAACTAGAGTCTCTTAATATCAAATGGTGTAATTGCATAGATGATGCTGACATGAAACCTCTCTCAG GTCTGCACAAACTCTCTCTTTTGAACTTGGAGGGATGCCCAGTTACTGCTGCATGCTTGGACTCTCTTTCAG CTCTTGATGCCCTGCTATATCTGAATCTGAGCAGATGTCATCATCTGACTAATGAAGGATGCGATAAGTTTTcca GATTTGGGAACTTAAAAGTGTTGAACTTGGGGTTCACTGACATCACCGATGCTTGTCTGGTACACTTGAAAG gtttgacaaatttggagagcTTGAACCTGGATTCATGTAGGATTGGTGATGAAGGGCTGGTCAACTTGACAG GCCTTCAGCATTTGAAATGTTTGGAGTTGTCAGAAACTGAAGTTGGAAGCAACGGGCTCCGCCATCTGTCAG GTTTAATTAATCTGGAAAGTATAAATCTTTCATTCACTGTTGTTACTGACAGTGGTTTAAGGAAACTGTCTGGCCTGTTGTCTCTTAAATCACTTAATTTGGACGCTCGCCAAATTACTGATACTGGACTTGCAGCTCTTACAA GTTTGACTGGATTGACACACCTCGATCTATTTGGAGCTCGAATTACAGACTCTGGAACACACTATCTGCGAA GCTTTAAAAACCTGAGGTCCCTAGAAATATGCGGTGGAGGATTGACGGATGCtggaataaaaaatattaaagatCTTTCATCCTTGACCCTACTGAATCTGTCACAAAACTGCAACCTGACTGATAAAGCTTTGGAGTTGATTTCTG GGCTGACGGGATTGATCTCTTTAAACGTTTCAAATTCTCGGATCACCAATTCTGGACTTCGGCATTTGAAAACACTGAAGAATTTGAAATCTCTGACATTGGAGTCCTGCAAGGTGACAGCAAACGAGATTAGGAAGCTTCAGTTGACTGACCTTCCCAACCTGGTAAGCTTCCGGCCTGAATAG
- the LOC117620743 gene encoding F-box/LRR-repeat protein 14 isoform X1 yields the protein MGGACSRKRDHRDDEDDFHLGVSRRYCKSGSSKWLTTSFTRPVLDNQPGRGKGPSLMDLCIRKICEDIDKYNTFSMLPRDISQQIINELVYSGCLTDVSFEGFRDCALQDLYLGEYPGVNDCWMDVISSQGSSLLSLDLSGSDVTDNGLIFLKDCTSLQALNFNYCDHISDHGLGHISGLSSLTNLSFRRNSAITAHGMSAFANLINLIKLDLEKCPEIHGGLVHLQGLTKLESLNIKWCNCIDDADMKPLSGLTNLKCLQVSCSKVTDFGITYLKGLHKLSLLNLEGCPVTAACLDSLSALDALLYLNLSRCHHLTNEGCDKFSRFGNLKVLNLGFTDITDACLVHLKGLTNLESLNLDSCRIGDEGLVNLTGLQHLKCLELSETEVGSNGLRHLSGLINLESINLSFTVVTDSGLRKLSGLLSLKSLNLDARQITDTGLAALTSLTGLTHLDLFGARITDSGTHYLRSFKNLRSLEICGGGLTDAGIKNIKDLSSLTLLNLSQNCNLTDKALELISGLTGLISLNVSNSRITNSGLRHLKTLKNLKSLTLESCKVTANEIRKLQLTDLPNLVSFRPE from the exons ATGGGGGGAGCTTGTTCTAGGAAGAGAGACCAccgagatgatgaagatgatttTCATCTAGGTGTTTCCAGAAGATATTGCAAAAGTGGGAGTTCAAAGTGGTTGACAACCTCCTTCACCCGCCCTGTTTTAGATAATCAACCAGGCAGAGGGAAGGGTCCATCCCTCATGGACTTGTGCATCCGTAAAATATGCGAG GACATTGATAAATATAACACATTCTCTATGCTCCCAAGAGATATTAGTCAACAGATCATTAATGAGTTGGTGTACTCCGGATGCCTAACTGATGTTTCTTTTGAAGGCTTTCGGGACTGTGCTTTGCAG GATCTTTACTTGGGAGAATACCCTGGTGTAAATGATTGTTGGATGGATGTCATCTCCTCGCAAGGGTCATCATTACTCTCTCTGGATCTCTCGGGTTCTGATGTTACTGACAATGGattaatttttctaaaggattGCACAAGTCTCCAagcattaaattttaattattgtgACCACATATCGGACCATGGCCTGGGACACATCAGTG GTCTGTCTAGCTTGACAAATTTGAGTTTTAGAAGAAATAGTGCAATTACTGCTCATGGGATGAGTGCCTTTGCTAATTTGATTAACTTGATCAAATTGGACTTGGAGAAATGTCCTGAAATCCATGGTGGGCTTGTTCATCTCCAAG GCTTAACAAAACTAGAGTCTCTTAATATCAAATGGTGTAATTGCATAGATGATGCTGACATGAAACCTCTCTCAG GGCTTACAAATTTGAAATGCTTACAAGTTTCCTGCAGTAAGGTTACTGATTTTGGCATTACTTACTTGAAAG GTCTGCACAAACTCTCTCTTTTGAACTTGGAGGGATGCCCAGTTACTGCTGCATGCTTGGACTCTCTTTCAG CTCTTGATGCCCTGCTATATCTGAATCTGAGCAGATGTCATCATCTGACTAATGAAGGATGCGATAAGTTTTcca GATTTGGGAACTTAAAAGTGTTGAACTTGGGGTTCACTGACATCACCGATGCTTGTCTGGTACACTTGAAAG gtttgacaaatttggagagcTTGAACCTGGATTCATGTAGGATTGGTGATGAAGGGCTGGTCAACTTGACAG GCCTTCAGCATTTGAAATGTTTGGAGTTGTCAGAAACTGAAGTTGGAAGCAACGGGCTCCGCCATCTGTCAG GTTTAATTAATCTGGAAAGTATAAATCTTTCATTCACTGTTGTTACTGACAGTGGTTTAAGGAAACTGTCTGGCCTGTTGTCTCTTAAATCACTTAATTTGGACGCTCGCCAAATTACTGATACTGGACTTGCAGCTCTTACAA GTTTGACTGGATTGACACACCTCGATCTATTTGGAGCTCGAATTACAGACTCTGGAACACACTATCTGCGAA GCTTTAAAAACCTGAGGTCCCTAGAAATATGCGGTGGAGGATTGACGGATGCtggaataaaaaatattaaagatCTTTCATCCTTGACCCTACTGAATCTGTCACAAAACTGCAACCTGACTGATAAAGCTTTGGAGTTGATTTCTG GGCTGACGGGATTGATCTCTTTAAACGTTTCAAATTCTCGGATCACCAATTCTGGACTTCGGCATTTGAAAACACTGAAGAATTTGAAATCTCTGACATTGGAGTCCTGCAAGGTGACAGCAAACGAGATTAGGAAGCTTCAGTTGACTGACCTTCCCAACCTGGTAAGCTTCCGGCCTGAATAG
- the LOC117620743 gene encoding F-box/LRR-repeat protein 14 isoform X4, with protein sequence MSAFANLINLIKLDLEKCPEIHGGLVHLQGLTKLESLNIKWCNCIDDADMKPLSGLTNLKCLQVSCSKVTDFGITYLKGLHKLSLLNLEGCPVTAACLDSLSALDALLYLNLSRCHHLTNEGCDKFSRFGNLKVLNLGFTDITDACLVHLKGLTNLESLNLDSCRIGDEGLVNLTGLQHLKCLELSETEVGSNGLRHLSGLINLESINLSFTVVTDSGLRKLSGLLSLKSLNLDARQITDTGLAALTSLTGLTHLDLFGARITDSGTHYLRSFKNLRSLEICGGGLTDAGIKNIKDLSSLTLLNLSQNCNLTDKALELISGLTGLISLNVSNSRITNSGLRHLKTLKNLKSLTLESCKVTANEIRKLQLTDLPNLVSFRPE encoded by the exons ATGAGTGCCTTTGCTAATTTGATTAACTTGATCAAATTGGACTTGGAGAAATGTCCTGAAATCCATGGTGGGCTTGTTCATCTCCAAG GCTTAACAAAACTAGAGTCTCTTAATATCAAATGGTGTAATTGCATAGATGATGCTGACATGAAACCTCTCTCAG GGCTTACAAATTTGAAATGCTTACAAGTTTCCTGCAGTAAGGTTACTGATTTTGGCATTACTTACTTGAAAG GTCTGCACAAACTCTCTCTTTTGAACTTGGAGGGATGCCCAGTTACTGCTGCATGCTTGGACTCTCTTTCAG CTCTTGATGCCCTGCTATATCTGAATCTGAGCAGATGTCATCATCTGACTAATGAAGGATGCGATAAGTTTTcca GATTTGGGAACTTAAAAGTGTTGAACTTGGGGTTCACTGACATCACCGATGCTTGTCTGGTACACTTGAAAG gtttgacaaatttggagagcTTGAACCTGGATTCATGTAGGATTGGTGATGAAGGGCTGGTCAACTTGACAG GCCTTCAGCATTTGAAATGTTTGGAGTTGTCAGAAACTGAAGTTGGAAGCAACGGGCTCCGCCATCTGTCAG GTTTAATTAATCTGGAAAGTATAAATCTTTCATTCACTGTTGTTACTGACAGTGGTTTAAGGAAACTGTCTGGCCTGTTGTCTCTTAAATCACTTAATTTGGACGCTCGCCAAATTACTGATACTGGACTTGCAGCTCTTACAA GTTTGACTGGATTGACACACCTCGATCTATTTGGAGCTCGAATTACAGACTCTGGAACACACTATCTGCGAA GCTTTAAAAACCTGAGGTCCCTAGAAATATGCGGTGGAGGATTGACGGATGCtggaataaaaaatattaaagatCTTTCATCCTTGACCCTACTGAATCTGTCACAAAACTGCAACCTGACTGATAAAGCTTTGGAGTTGATTTCTG GGCTGACGGGATTGATCTCTTTAAACGTTTCAAATTCTCGGATCACCAATTCTGGACTTCGGCATTTGAAAACACTGAAGAATTTGAAATCTCTGACATTGGAGTCCTGCAAGGTGACAGCAAACGAGATTAGGAAGCTTCAGTTGACTGACCTTCCCAACCTGGTAAGCTTCCGGCCTGAATAG